A region from the Coffea eugenioides isolate CCC68of chromosome 9, Ceug_1.0, whole genome shotgun sequence genome encodes:
- the LOC113782658 gene encoding pentatricopeptide repeat-containing protein At5g40400, whose translation MNQISKPGKSRLPYPQAIFRSKHFEPKSQNYSSSLQRVPDINKNKPISNPFYNLLPETQNPNNIVSLVCSSLKLKDDAHLSLSLLHKTMQEQGHLSHLGTQEISRILLRCQSDSSTALTFFRWVKFDLGLKLNSENCCIVVHILVWSRKFSQAMKILCELVKLDKNVSERLDVFKTLLLCTDDCNWDPVVFDMLIKAYLRMGMVKESFRVFRKMVKLNFVLSIVTINCLLNGLSKMNYGDKCWEIYGMLGRIGLHPNTCTFNILIHVVCKEGDVNKVNKFLEKMEEEGFDPDRVTYNMLMDSYSKKGRLKDAIYLYHIMFRRGVVPDLLTYTALINGFCKGGNVSVAHQLFSTMIHRGLKPDLRAFNTLLVGYCKEGMMQEARSLLHDMIGDGIHPDEFSSRMLVEGYHKQGSLISALNLVVELQRFGILVPQDVYDYLGIALCRENRPFAAKSLLERIARPSYEPNPEILCNLVSSFCRCNSLEEALDLKAQMVSKNMRLDLVSYKAIICCLCKLSRCKEAENLIKEMAESGVWPDIEICRALIKRLCQKSNFSEAEYLLRFFAEEFQVFDTGCYNELIRILCEKGDMVKLMEFQDSMIKMGFVPNGRTCKYMIDGLQRVMGMQKGSVSNGTSCTQAANMAE comes from the exons atgaaccaaatttCTAAACCGGGAAAGTCTAGATTACCCTATCCTCAAGCAATTTTTAGATCCAAACATTTTGaaccaaaatcacaaaattattcatcatCTCTGCAAAGGGTACCAGACATTAATAAAAACAAACCCATCTCGAACCCATTTTACAATCTTCTCCCTGAAACTCAAAATCCTAACAACATAGTCAGTCTTGTGTGCTCTAGTCTGAAGCTAAAAGATGATGCTCATTTGTCCTTGTCCCTTCTCCATAAGACCATGCAAGAGCAAGGGCATTTAAGTCATCTGGGGACACAAGAAATTTCGAGGATTCTATTAAGATGTCAATCCGATTCATCAACTGCTCTGACTTTCTTCCGCTGGGTAAAATTTGATTTGGGTCTCAAGTTAAACTCTGAAAATTGTTGCATTGTAGTTCATATATTGGTATGGTCTAGAAAGTTTTCACAAGCTATGAAAATTTTATGTGAACTTGTGAAATTAGACAAGAATGTTTCAGAAAGATTGGATGTATTTAAGACTTTACTCTTGTGCACAGATGATTGTAACTGGGACCCTGTTGTGTTTGATATGCTAATTAAGGCTTATCTCAGAATGGGTATGGTCAAAGAAAGTTTTAGAGTTTTTAGGAAGATGGTTAAGCTTAATTTTGTTCTGAGTATTGTGACAATCAATTGTCTTTTGAATGGGCTTTCAAAGATGAATTATGGTGATAAATGCTGGGAAATATATGGTATGCTGGGAAGAATTGGGCTACATCCAAATACTTGTACCTTTAATATACTCATTCATGTTGTGTGTAAGGAAGGGGATGTGAATAAGGTGAATAAATTCTTGGAGAAGATGGAAGAGGAAGGATTTGATCCTGATAGAGTGACTTACAATATGCTGATGGATAGCTACTCTAAGAAAGGGAGGTTGAAAGATGCGATTTACTTGTATCATATTATGTTTAGGAGAGGAGTTGTGCCTGATCTACTTACTTACACTGCACTGATAAATGGCTTCTGTAAAGGAGGTAATGTCAGTGTTGCTCATCAGCTCTTCTCAACAATGATACATAGGGGTTTAAAACCAGATCTTAGGGCCTTTAATACTCTTCTCGTTGGTTACTGCAAAGAGGGGATGATGCAAGAGGCGAGGTCCTTGCTGCATGACATGATTGGAGATGGGATTCACCCTGATGAGTTCAGTAGCAGGATGCTTGTGGAAGGTTACCACAAACAGGGTTCCTTGATTTCAGCTTTAAATTTGGTTGTGGAGCTTCAGAGATTTGGAATCTTAGTACCTCAAGATGTATATGATTACTTAGGAATTGCTCTGTGTAGGGAAAATCGACCTTTTGCTGCTAAGAGTCTTCTGGAACGAATAGCTCGTCCCAGCTATGAGCCTAATCCAGAGATCTTATGTAACTTGGTTAGTTCTTTTTGCCGATGCAACTCTTTGGAGGAGGCATTAGATTTAAAAGCTCAGATGGTATCCAAGAATATGAGGCTGGACTTAGTATCCTATAAAGCTATTATATGTTGTTTGTGTAAATTAAGTAGATGCAAGGAGGCTGAAAACTTGATTAAGGAAATGGCTGAATCTGGTGTATGGCCGGATATTGAAATTTGCAGAGCTTTGATAAAGAGATTGTGCCAAAAAAGCAATTTTAGTGAGGCAGAATATCTCCTGAGATTCTTCGCTGAGGAATTCCAGGTTTTTGACACAGGGTGTTACAATGAACTTATAAGAATTCTCTGTGAGAAAGGCGATATGGTTAAATTGATGGAGTTTCAAGATAGCATGATAAAAATGGGGTTTGTGCCAAATGGCCGAACATGCAAGTACATGATTGATGGATTGCAGAGAGTCATGGGGATGCAGAAAGGCAGTGTATCAAATGGGACTAGTTG TACTCAAGCAGCAAACATGGCTGAGTAA